The following coding sequences lie in one Megalodesulfovibrio gigas DSM 1382 = ATCC 19364 genomic window:
- a CDS encoding BRO-N domain-containing protein: protein MSFFSRFTTPKPQPEPNATPNAEPVASLQSLSPAIAAGQPLLQGLGEIKYLERDGEFWFTGDQLGQLLGYSDPHRNIAKLHSRHVQQLQEHTSVVKLTTEAGTRNTRVFSQVGALYLIMKSDTEKANEVSMVFAQLLKRLYDGKLQEHIASLQGEIELLKVQHREDKEAAVRLALGLHPSRRKHILPAVRYRRMGLKNREIGKLLDEHDRTVGSALSTARKLGLLEPATRRAPVIRMPNPSPKTSRPSGKAA, encoded by the coding sequence ATGTCTTTCTTCTCCCGTTTCACCACCCCCAAGCCCCAGCCCGAACCCAACGCCACCCCCAACGCGGAACCCGTCGCCTCCTTGCAGTCCCTGTCCCCGGCCATCGCCGCGGGGCAGCCCCTGCTCCAGGGTCTGGGCGAAATCAAGTACCTGGAACGCGATGGCGAATTCTGGTTCACCGGCGACCAGCTCGGCCAGTTGCTCGGGTACTCGGATCCTCACAGAAACATTGCCAAGTTGCACAGCCGCCACGTTCAACAATTACAGGAGCATACTTCGGTGGTCAAATTGACCACCGAAGCAGGCACCCGCAATACCAGGGTTTTTTCTCAGGTTGGTGCGCTGTACCTGATCATGAAGTCCGACACGGAAAAAGCCAATGAAGTCAGCATGGTTTTCGCCCAGCTCCTCAAGCGGCTGTATGACGGCAAGCTGCAGGAACACATCGCCTCCCTGCAGGGCGAGATCGAGCTGTTGAAGGTGCAACACCGGGAGGACAAGGAAGCCGCCGTGCGCCTGGCCCTTGGCCTGCATCCCAGCCGTCGCAAGCACATCCTGCCCGCGGTGCGCTACCGGCGCATGGGCCTGAAGAACCGGGAGATCGGCAAGCTGCTGGACGAGCACGACCGTACCGTCGGTTCCGCCCTCTCCACCGCCCGCAAGTTGGGCCTGCTGGAGCCCGCCACCCGCCGTGCCCCGGTCATCCGCATGCCCAACCCCTCCCCCAAAACCTCGCGCCCCAGCGGCAAGGCTGCCTAG
- a CDS encoding DDE-type integrase/transposase/recombinase translates to MSILATQLAHVLSLSPRALERRAVAEGWPALSIKPLRFALAELPETVRAAVRQAQAQGLHLETPLALPGMQTSSLAIRQQDVPAELPVSERSKRKALDRHRLGEAFQEALDNAPRGDKAQAAKAFVLAYNSGVVFPEIHARVGRVSEASLRLWSKTYRRSEGDYLAFCPTPRQIGLSLSMEYREVILRCWLHPSRPSIRLAWRAACTALGIKDAQHTKDAQESKDAEKAALSYDVCYRFIKRFEERNYDLVLLARFGEKALKDKALPYITRDDSVLRVGDVVVADGHVLNFTVRHPRTGKPARLMLVMMYDWASRYPVGWQIMPTESTIAVAGALRMACQTLGRPPLHLLLDNGKAFKAKVFTRTSPDFQDFAGLFGRLGILVHFAAPYNARAKVIERFFWTLQTQFEPLVPSYCGSSIEAKPAHLMRNEEFHRRWHEARTNNWVPTVREAAHMLDAYIQWYARTPHDGLDGMTPLEVFEAGLPEPTPDMAWLDREFLWREERTPANCRVQLYGVDYESDALMGIKVPVTVYYNTADMTRVEIALDGRSLGEALPVQAVHPLVAMLEDGDAALSDLKEALARQRGMAKKAKADLAEALGETGRDLAEVLDWKPTMAVAAVKPKALPAGQVAAQPIPATSPEETARLRSLAVAAQQDQQSRAEPASDRPAFFVSDLARYEWIFRAQAAGKAVSADDAAWRAEFEQSNAFNPYRQRFADLAQVLARKDKQRAAA, encoded by the coding sequence ATGAGCATCCTGGCAACCCAGCTCGCCCACGTGCTCTCCCTCTCGCCCCGCGCCCTGGAACGCCGGGCCGTGGCCGAAGGCTGGCCGGCCCTGTCCATCAAGCCCTTGCGCTTCGCCCTGGCGGAACTCCCGGAGACCGTCCGGGCAGCCGTCCGCCAGGCCCAAGCCCAGGGACTGCACCTGGAAACGCCCTTGGCTCTGCCCGGCATGCAGACGTCCTCCCTGGCCATCCGGCAGCAGGACGTGCCGGCGGAACTGCCCGTCAGCGAGCGCAGCAAGCGCAAGGCCCTGGACCGGCATCGCCTGGGCGAGGCGTTTCAGGAAGCCTTGGACAACGCCCCGCGAGGCGACAAGGCCCAAGCCGCCAAGGCCTTTGTGCTGGCCTACAATTCTGGGGTGGTGTTCCCGGAAATCCATGCCCGCGTGGGCCGTGTCAGCGAGGCGTCCTTGCGGTTGTGGTCCAAAACCTACCGCCGCAGCGAGGGCGACTACCTCGCCTTCTGCCCGACGCCACGTCAGATCGGGCTCTCTCTTTCCATGGAATATCGGGAGGTCATCTTGCGGTGCTGGCTGCACCCCTCGCGGCCAAGCATCCGCCTGGCGTGGCGCGCCGCCTGCACCGCCCTTGGGATTAAGGATGCCCAACATACCAAGGACGCCCAGGAGTCCAAAGACGCCGAGAAAGCGGCGTTGAGCTACGACGTTTGCTACCGCTTCATCAAGCGCTTCGAGGAGCGCAATTACGACCTGGTCTTGCTCGCACGCTTTGGCGAAAAAGCCTTGAAGGACAAGGCCCTGCCTTACATCACCCGCGACGATTCCGTCTTGCGCGTCGGGGATGTCGTGGTGGCCGACGGCCATGTCCTCAACTTCACGGTGCGCCACCCGCGCACCGGCAAGCCGGCACGCCTCATGCTGGTCATGATGTACGACTGGGCCAGCCGTTATCCCGTGGGCTGGCAGATCATGCCCACGGAATCCACCATTGCCGTGGCCGGCGCCCTGCGCATGGCCTGCCAGACCCTGGGCCGGCCCCCCTTGCACCTGCTCCTGGACAACGGCAAGGCCTTCAAGGCCAAGGTGTTCACCCGCACCAGCCCGGACTTCCAGGACTTTGCCGGGCTCTTCGGCCGCCTTGGGATCCTGGTGCATTTCGCGGCCCCATACAACGCCCGCGCCAAGGTCATTGAACGCTTCTTCTGGACGCTGCAAACCCAGTTCGAGCCCCTGGTGCCGTCCTACTGCGGCAGCTCCATCGAGGCAAAGCCGGCCCACCTCATGCGCAATGAAGAGTTTCACCGGCGTTGGCACGAGGCCCGCACCAACAATTGGGTGCCCACCGTGCGCGAGGCCGCCCACATGCTGGACGCCTACATCCAATGGTACGCCCGCACGCCCCATGACGGCCTGGACGGCATGACCCCCCTGGAAGTCTTTGAAGCCGGCCTCCCGGAACCCACGCCGGACATGGCCTGGCTGGACCGCGAATTCCTCTGGCGCGAAGAGCGCACGCCCGCCAACTGCCGCGTCCAGCTCTATGGCGTGGACTACGAAAGCGATGCCCTCATGGGCATCAAGGTCCCGGTCACTGTCTACTACAACACCGCAGACATGACCCGCGTGGAGATTGCCTTGGATGGCCGCAGCCTGGGCGAAGCCCTGCCCGTGCAGGCCGTGCATCCCCTGGTGGCCATGCTGGAAGACGGCGACGCCGCCTTGTCCGATCTCAAGGAGGCACTGGCCCGGCAACGCGGCATGGCCAAAAAGGCAAAAGCCGACCTGGCCGAGGCCCTGGGCGAAACAGGCCGGGATCTGGCTGAGGTGCTGGACTGGAAGCCAACCATGGCCGTTGCCGCAGTCAAGCCCAAGGCCCTGCCTGCCGGCCAGGTAGCAGCCCAGCCCATCCCGGCCACCTCTCCCGAGGAAACCGCGCGCCTGCGCAGCCTGGCCGTCGCGGCCCAGCAGGACCAGCAGAGCCGGGCAGAACCGGCCAGCGACCGGCCAGCGTTCTTTGTTTCCGATCTCGCCCGATATGAATGGATTTTCCGCGCCCAGGCTGCAGGCAAGGCCGTCTCAGCCGATGACGCGGCCTGGCGCGCTGAATTCGAACAATCCAACGCCTTCAACCCGTACCGCCAGCGCTTCGCGGATCTGGCCCAAGTCCTCGCCCGCAAGGACAAGCAGCGTGCGGCAGCCTAG
- a CDS encoding AAA family ATPase yields the protein MNHAVFVETANHVKLLEAMTILQDAAQGMPGLGLVWGRAGRGKTESCRTYAVRSGAKYLRVMEGWSPAAMCRALAALLVPAAEPRTIEQSKRLILAALDARRAVVIMDEADRLRHISLIEHLRDIHDITGAPVVLVGEEALFGMINARRRIWSRVTQCVEFGPITPEDVTVYGGKAAGLDVADVAHTLCERAGGDFRLVCRDMLALERLGKASGVQTITPAMIAALPSLQPSGGLHGRA from the coding sequence ATGAATCACGCAGTGTTTGTTGAAACAGCCAACCACGTAAAATTGTTGGAAGCCATGACCATCCTGCAGGACGCTGCCCAGGGCATGCCCGGCCTGGGCCTCGTGTGGGGCAGGGCCGGCCGCGGCAAGACCGAGAGTTGCCGGACCTACGCCGTGCGCTCCGGAGCCAAATACCTGCGAGTCATGGAAGGCTGGAGCCCGGCTGCCATGTGTCGCGCCCTGGCCGCGCTCTTGGTGCCTGCTGCGGAACCGCGGACCATTGAGCAAAGCAAGCGGCTGATTCTCGCCGCCTTGGACGCCCGGCGCGCCGTGGTCATTATGGATGAAGCGGACCGCCTGCGCCACATCTCCCTCATAGAGCACTTGCGCGACATCCACGACATCACCGGCGCGCCGGTTGTCCTGGTGGGAGAGGAAGCCCTCTTCGGCATGATCAACGCCCGCCGCCGCATCTGGTCCCGTGTCACGCAATGCGTGGAATTCGGCCCCATCACCCCGGAAGACGTGACGGTCTACGGCGGCAAGGCCGCCGGCCTGGACGTGGCCGACGTCGCCCACACCTTGTGCGAGCGTGCCGGCGGGGACTTCCGTCTGGTGTGCCGGGACATGCTGGCCCTGGAACGTCTGGGAAAGGCGTCCGGCGTCCAGACAATCACCCCGGCCATGATCGCGGCGCTGCCATCCCTGCAACCCTCTGGAGGCCTCCATGGGCGTGCGTAA
- a CDS encoding DUF3164 family protein, whose amino-acid sequence MTTAVDVPPGYMRDALGRLVPESIVSDKDKMEDELVRELVSKALAVQESIKEFRSYAFQNVDAFIALVADKFGATIGGRKGNAQLDTFDRELRIQVQVSERVAFGEEIEAARALIEECLQDWTKGSPDELKALIQDAFQKDKAGALNAVRILSLRNLDIKEPRWIKAMQAINEALQVSSSKRLIRLYRRNAEGRYDPVTLDMSSL is encoded by the coding sequence ATGACCACTGCTGTTGATGTCCCACCTGGATACATGCGGGACGCCCTCGGCCGCCTGGTTCCGGAAAGTATCGTGTCCGACAAGGACAAGATGGAAGACGAGCTGGTCCGCGAGCTGGTTTCCAAGGCGTTGGCTGTCCAGGAATCGATCAAGGAATTCCGCAGCTACGCCTTCCAGAACGTGGACGCCTTCATCGCCCTGGTTGCGGACAAATTCGGCGCCACCATCGGCGGTCGAAAGGGCAATGCACAGCTCGACACCTTTGATCGGGAGCTTCGGATTCAGGTGCAGGTTTCTGAACGCGTGGCCTTTGGCGAAGAAATCGAGGCTGCCAGAGCACTCATTGAAGAGTGCCTGCAGGACTGGACCAAGGGCAGCCCCGACGAGTTGAAGGCGCTCATCCAGGACGCCTTTCAGAAGGACAAGGCCGGCGCCCTGAACGCCGTGCGCATCCTTTCCTTGCGCAACCTGGACATCAAGGAACCGCGCTGGATCAAGGCCATGCAGGCCATCAACGAGGCGCTGCAGGTCTCCAGTTCCAAGCGACTGATCAGGCTCTACAGGCGCAATGCCGAGGGCAGGTACGATCCCGTCACCCTCGACATGAGCTCGCTCTAA
- a CDS encoding HU family DNA-binding protein has protein sequence MTFQDFTARIVGRLRQSGETLHISKSAVEATLKAMAAETAAVLAEGGRVQLPGLGVFETQARAARQGRNPRTGEAIAIPARKAATFTPGKALKETINA, from the coding sequence ATGACATTCCAAGACTTTACAGCCCGCATCGTTGGCCGGCTCAGGCAAAGCGGCGAGACGCTGCACATCAGCAAGTCGGCAGTGGAAGCAACGCTCAAGGCTATGGCCGCGGAAACCGCCGCCGTCCTGGCCGAAGGCGGCCGCGTGCAGCTCCCCGGCCTGGGTGTGTTTGAAACTCAGGCCCGCGCCGCCCGCCAGGGCCGCAACCCCCGGACCGGCGAAGCCATCGCCATCCCTGCCCGCAAGGCCGCAACCTTCACCCCGGGCAAGGCCCTCAAGGAGACCATCAATGCCTGA
- a CDS encoding regulatory protein GemA has protein sequence MAQVKNRRQVETLPPKDPRRTALLKKVHVLKRQQGMDDAAWRTMLAENFQVSSSGDLPVEKLVALANHLGGVLPAQQPARRASGAQSRATQRQINYIRKLWSEFARSKDVGSLEVWLNRFHKVARLEWLPRETASKVIAILERETGHA, from the coding sequence ATGGCACAGGTAAAAAATCGACGCCAGGTGGAAACACTTCCCCCAAAAGACCCGCGCCGCACCGCACTCCTCAAAAAAGTGCATGTGCTCAAGCGCCAGCAAGGCATGGATGACGCCGCGTGGCGGACCATGCTCGCCGAAAATTTTCAGGTCTCCAGTTCGGGGGACCTGCCCGTAGAAAAATTGGTGGCGCTCGCCAATCACCTGGGCGGCGTGCTGCCGGCGCAACAGCCTGCACGCCGTGCGTCCGGGGCTCAATCCAGGGCCACGCAACGGCAAATCAACTATATCCGCAAGTTGTGGAGTGAGTTTGCGAGAAGCAAAGACGTGGGGTCCCTGGAAGTGTGGCTGAACCGATTTCACAAGGTCGCCCGGCTGGAATGGCTGCCGCGCGAGACGGCAAGCAAGGTCATCGCAATACTGGAGCGCGAGACGGGGCATGCATGA
- a CDS encoding Mor transcription activator family protein, translated as MTKLDGIYGELAAVVGEENALKIATVFGGQYIYFHKLDRIERAARNEAIVREFTGSNHRALAEKYNLSTQRIRAIVASTKKTTPAQSEEKQNPMRQGNLLEL; from the coding sequence ATGACGAAACTGGACGGGATTTACGGAGAGCTGGCCGCCGTGGTGGGCGAGGAAAACGCACTCAAGATCGCCACGGTCTTCGGCGGACAGTACATTTACTTCCACAAGCTGGACCGGATCGAACGCGCGGCCCGCAATGAGGCAATCGTACGTGAGTTTACCGGCTCAAACCATCGCGCGCTCGCCGAAAAGTACAACCTGTCCACCCAGCGCATCCGGGCAATCGTCGCCAGCACAAAAAAGACAACACCTGCACAATCTGAAGAAAAACAAAATCCTATGCGCCAGGGCAACCTGCTGGAGTTGTAA
- a CDS encoding TIR domain-containing protein, with translation MARRVFFSFHYQNDIWRVAQIRNCWVTKERTAAGFWDAAEWESIKRRGDEAIKSWINSQLFNTSVTIVLIGEETFKRKFVRYEILQSHARGNGLLGIFIHNLKDRLGNTSPKGANPFSVLTAHHNGRNANLSDIYPVYDWVINNGQANLAAWIENAASKAGRGTLHGIHY, from the coding sequence GTGGCAAGACGCGTATTCTTCAGTTTTCATTACCAGAATGACATTTGGCGTGTTGCTCAAATACGTAACTGTTGGGTCACTAAAGAAAGAACAGCTGCTGGATTTTGGGATGCAGCAGAATGGGAGAGTATCAAGCGCCGCGGCGACGAGGCAATTAAATCATGGATCAATTCGCAATTATTCAACACATCTGTAACTATTGTTTTAATAGGAGAAGAGACATTTAAAAGAAAATTCGTTCGATATGAAATCTTGCAGAGCCACGCGAGGGGCAATGGATTGCTTGGAATTTTTATTCACAACCTGAAAGATCGCCTTGGAAACACTTCACCAAAAGGCGCCAACCCCTTCTCTGTGCTAACTGCGCATCACAACGGAAGAAATGCTAATTTGTCTGATATCTATCCCGTCTATGATTGGGTGATTAACAACGGTCAAGCCAACCTTGCAGCATGGATCGAAAATGCTGCATCAAAAGCAGGGAGAGGCACTCTACATGGTATTCATTACTGA
- a CDS encoding toll/interleukin-1 receptor domain-containing protein, with protein sequence MVFITEHDLRLAKTEHHKSFFVKKIYAHRRDPDTNIFLSHSHHDKDLALGIKYVLEKLDYTIYIDWLDSNLSPVTDITTAKALKQKVNESDLVLLLATNNALKSRWVPWEIGLADGLKSPDRIAIIPVADSTGVHTKNEYLQLYQSFEYNSKEELIVKSSIQTAKKSDGIILESSSKADILVKDFLKKRH encoded by the coding sequence ATGGTATTCATTACTGAGCACGATTTGAGGCTAGCCAAAACTGAACACCATAAAAGCTTTTTTGTGAAAAAAATCTATGCTCATAGGCGAGACCCTGATACTAATATTTTTTTATCACATAGTCATCACGACAAGGATCTAGCGTTAGGCATCAAATATGTCCTAGAAAAACTCGACTACACTATATATATTGACTGGCTTGACAGCAACTTATCTCCAGTCACCGACATCACAACAGCAAAAGCATTAAAACAGAAAGTAAATGAATCAGACCTTGTTCTTTTGCTTGCGACAAATAACGCTTTGAAATCTCGCTGGGTGCCTTGGGAAATTGGATTAGCCGATGGGCTAAAATCTCCCGACAGAATTGCAATCATACCTGTCGCTGACAGCACTGGTGTTCACACAAAAAACGAATATCTACAACTATATCAATCATTCGAATACAATTCAAAAGAAGAGCTTATAGTGAAGTCCTCGATACAGACTGCCAAGAAATCAGATGGAATTATTCTTGAGTCGTCATCTAAAGCAGACATTCTCGTCAAAGACTTCCTTAAGAAACGTCATTAG
- a CDS encoding DMT family transporter yields the protein MNVKSTPSSFPPVAVAALCVALLFWSSAFVAIRAALPDFSPGHLACLRFLTASACLVPMVIVHRLRNGFFPPPRLRDLPGIFLHGFVGFFVYHMLLNEGEKTVTGASAAFLIGAIPVCSTLLAALFLKEALTRRAILGLVVSILGVTIIALGEGGGLTFDRGALLVLVAAVAESVYFVAIKERLARYGSLAYTIYTMWAGTIFLCLSLPGLGDAVAKASPQGFWSVIYLGVCPAALGYVLWNYALSKGQVGWISSTQFSQPFIAMAVGLVWLGELPGQLSILGGLVAIFGAAITTGQLKLLARRWRKA from the coding sequence ATGAACGTCAAATCCACTCCCTCTTCGTTTCCTCCGGTGGCCGTGGCGGCGCTGTGCGTGGCGCTGCTGTTCTGGTCCTCGGCGTTTGTGGCCATTCGCGCAGCGTTGCCGGACTTTTCCCCGGGCCACCTCGCCTGCCTGCGTTTTCTGACGGCCTCGGCCTGTCTGGTGCCCATGGTCATCGTCCACCGCCTGCGCAACGGTTTCTTCCCGCCGCCGCGTCTCCGGGACCTGCCGGGCATCTTTCTGCACGGGTTTGTGGGATTTTTCGTCTACCACATGCTGCTAAACGAAGGGGAAAAGACCGTCACCGGGGCGTCGGCGGCCTTCCTCATCGGGGCCATCCCGGTCTGTTCCACCCTGCTTGCGGCGCTGTTTCTGAAGGAAGCCCTCACGCGCCGGGCCATCCTGGGGCTGGTGGTGAGCATCCTGGGGGTGACGATCATCGCACTCGGCGAGGGCGGCGGGCTGACCTTCGACCGCGGCGCGCTGCTGGTGCTGGTGGCTGCCGTGGCCGAGAGCGTGTACTTCGTGGCCATCAAGGAGCGGCTGGCCCGCTATGGCAGCCTGGCGTACACCATCTATACCATGTGGGCCGGGACGATATTCCTGTGCCTGAGTCTGCCCGGCCTGGGCGACGCCGTGGCCAAGGCCTCGCCGCAAGGGTTCTGGAGCGTGATTTACCTGGGCGTCTGCCCCGCGGCCCTGGGCTATGTGCTGTGGAACTACGCGCTTTCCAAGGGGCAGGTGGGATGGATCTCCAGCACGCAGTTCAGCCAGCCCTTCATTGCCATGGCCGTGGGGCTGGTGTGGCTGGGGGAATTGCCAGGCCAGTTGTCCATCCTGGGGGGGCTGGTGGCCATCTTCGGCGCGGCCATCACCACGGGCCAGCTGAAGCTGCTTGCGCGGCGCTGGCGCAAGGCCTGA
- a CDS encoding manganese-dependent inorganic pyrophosphatase produces the protein MSVLVFGHKSPDTDTVVSAIAVADLKSKLGVAAKPVALGKLNPETEFVLGKFGLTAPEVVESVAGQKVIVVDTTDLTQLPDDIAKAEVLGVVDHHKLGSLTTPAPLEMWVWPVGCTGTIVKAMYDFFKVEVPANIAGALLCAILSDTVIFKSPTCTDADKKACEELAAICGATDLQALGMEMFKVKSAVDGVPARELVFRDYKDFDMSGKKVGIGQLEVVDLAILDAHRAGLAEEIIKIKAEKGNHSVFLLLTDIIKEGSLMLIATDDATVVEKAFGTKADKELWLAGVLSRKKDVVPPFEKAFA, from the coding sequence ATGTCTGTTCTCGTTTTCGGCCACAAGAGCCCGGATACCGACACCGTCGTCAGCGCCATCGCCGTTGCGGATCTCAAGAGCAAGTTGGGCGTGGCTGCCAAGCCTGTGGCCCTCGGCAAGCTGAATCCCGAAACCGAATTCGTGCTCGGCAAGTTCGGCCTCACCGCTCCTGAAGTGGTGGAGTCCGTGGCTGGCCAGAAGGTCATCGTGGTGGACACCACCGACCTGACCCAGCTGCCCGACGACATCGCCAAGGCGGAAGTGCTGGGCGTGGTGGACCACCACAAGCTCGGCAGCCTGACCACCCCCGCCCCCCTGGAAATGTGGGTCTGGCCCGTGGGCTGCACCGGCACCATTGTCAAGGCCATGTACGACTTCTTCAAGGTCGAAGTGCCTGCCAACATCGCCGGCGCTCTGCTGTGCGCCATCCTGTCCGACACCGTGATCTTCAAGTCCCCCACCTGCACCGACGCTGACAAGAAGGCCTGTGAAGAACTGGCCGCCATCTGTGGCGCCACCGACCTGCAGGCCCTGGGCATGGAAATGTTCAAGGTCAAGTCCGCCGTGGACGGCGTGCCTGCCCGCGAATTGGTCTTCCGCGACTACAAAGACTTCGACATGAGCGGCAAGAAAGTTGGCATCGGCCAGCTGGAAGTGGTGGACCTGGCCATCCTGGACGCCCACCGCGCCGGCCTGGCTGAAGAAATCATCAAGATCAAGGCCGAAAAGGGCAACCACAGCGTCTTCCTGCTCCTCACGGACATCATCAAGGAAGGCTCTCTGATGCTCATCGCCACCGACGACGCCACCGTGGTCGAGAAGGCTTTCGGCACCAAGGCCGACAAGGAACTCTGGCTGGCCGGCGTGCTCTCCCGTAAGAAGGACGTGGTGCCTCCTTTCGAGAAGGCTTTCGCCTAA
- a CDS encoding PTS sugar transporter subunit IIC translates to MTGLGRFTINLGILERPLCIAFLWGLFFGDMTAALGVGIFFELFWLDSIPAGTHIPPNNAFSTILCLGLLSYFSMPAPAELPLALAVSLPAARLGARLEARRRTALDADYDRMLRWATMEGDASLAMAGADAASPGAVIWKAVSRMFVLNLIVCFVTFLGLGLLLRWLNLPTLCRDMNITVTWGHCWLAAALGGALSLRNKRAYAVLMTLVAVFTLWRLFQCGEGGCQALWFVIIGTNSM, encoded by the coding sequence CTGACAGGTCTGGGCCGCTTCACCATCAATCTGGGTATCCTGGAACGGCCTCTGTGCATCGCCTTTCTCTGGGGCCTGTTTTTCGGCGATATGACAGCCGCCCTGGGCGTGGGCATCTTTTTTGAGCTGTTCTGGCTGGATTCCATCCCCGCCGGCACCCACATCCCCCCGAACAACGCCTTCTCCACCATTCTGTGCCTGGGGCTGCTCTCCTATTTTTCCATGCCTGCCCCGGCGGAATTGCCCCTGGCTCTGGCGGTGTCCTTGCCGGCAGCCCGGCTGGGCGCCCGGCTGGAAGCCCGGCGTCGCACCGCCCTGGATGCGGACTATGACCGCATGCTGCGGTGGGCCACGATGGAAGGCGATGCCTCCCTTGCCATGGCCGGCGCAGATGCGGCCTCCCCCGGCGCGGTGATCTGGAAAGCCGTGAGCAGAATGTTTGTCCTCAATTTGATTGTGTGTTTTGTCACATTTCTTGGCCTTGGCCTGCTCCTGCGCTGGCTGAACCTCCCAACCCTGTGCCGGGACATGAATATTACCGTAACATGGGGACATTGCTGGCTTGCTGCCGCACTGGGCGGGGCGCTTTCCCTGCGCAACAAACGCGCGTACGCTGTTTTAATGACGCTGGTGGCCGTGTTTACGCTCTGGAGGCTCTTTCAGTGCGGAGAAGGCGGTTGTCAGGCGCTTTGGTTTGTGATAATTGGAACGAACTCCATGTGA
- a CDS encoding PTS sugar transporter subunit IIB — MFWVRVDNRLVHGQVIETWLPHTDCEVLVVCNDAVAGDVLQQEIMTLAIPHAIETLFVTVADLPATMTRLARNYEVTNTLVLFNSCMDARAAVEHGFRCRIVNIGNLHYAPGKRQLLAHVAVSEEESGCLAWLAGHGVELDFRCLPTEPVTLKPIW; from the coding sequence ATGTTCTGGGTGCGTGTGGACAACCGCCTGGTGCATGGCCAGGTGATCGAAACATGGTTGCCGCATACCGATTGCGAAGTGCTGGTGGTGTGCAACGATGCCGTGGCCGGCGATGTGCTGCAGCAGGAAATCATGACCCTGGCCATCCCCCACGCCATCGAAACCTTGTTCGTCACGGTGGCCGATCTGCCCGCCACCATGACCCGTCTGGCCCGCAATTACGAGGTGACCAATACCCTGGTCCTGTTCAACTCCTGCATGGATGCCCGCGCCGCCGTGGAGCACGGCTTCCGCTGCAGGATTGTGAACATCGGCAACCTGCATTATGCTCCGGGCAAGCGTCAGCTGTTGGCCCATGTGGCTGTTTCCGAAGAAGAGTCCGGCTGCCTGGCCTGGCTGGCAGGGCACGGCGTGGAGTTGGATTTCCGTTGCCTGCCCACGGAGCCCGTCACCCTCAAGCCCATCTGGTGA
- a CDS encoding PTS sugar transporter subunit IIA: MTQDSQAQPRTGVVVVTHADYGAHLLHAAEFILGPQTGCAALCVDNTQSVDAIVERLKEAVVRCNEGPGVLLVTDMFGGTPTNLSLSLLGQEPPLCDLEVVTGVNLPMLLKALGARHLGPEQLAVEAKKAGGQGIVVAGELLRSRVKGS, encoded by the coding sequence ATGACTCAGGACTCCCAAGCCCAGCCCCGCACCGGCGTGGTGGTGGTGACCCATGCCGACTACGGCGCGCACCTGCTGCATGCGGCGGAATTCATCCTCGGCCCGCAAACCGGCTGCGCCGCCTTGTGCGTGGACAACACCCAGAGCGTGGACGCCATTGTGGAGCGCCTCAAGGAAGCCGTGGTTCGCTGCAACGAAGGTCCCGGCGTGCTGCTGGTGACGGATATGTTCGGCGGCACTCCCACCAACCTGAGCCTCTCCCTCCTGGGGCAGGAACCACCCCTGTGCGACCTGGAAGTGGTGACCGGCGTGAACCTGCCCATGCTCCTCAAGGCCCTTGGCGCACGGCATCTGGGGCCGGAGCAACTGGCCGTGGAAGCCAAAAAGGCAGGCGGGCAGGGCATTGTCGTGGCGGGCGAACTCTTGCGCAGCCGCGTCAAAGGAAGTTAA